One genomic region from Nymphaea colorata isolate Beijing-Zhang1983 chromosome 10, ASM883128v2, whole genome shotgun sequence encodes:
- the LOC116263045 gene encoding GATA transcription factor 23-like, producing MFHPFLAPKGVEDRSAIHLNLDLNELPETSYFKEKVQRKEEIWSAEDRVDGLKMSSVSRVCVDCQTTKTPLWRSGPRGPKSLCNACGIRYRKRRKAAAALGFQKEDKEKQGRRKHVGVPLKFKILGNEEEEAAVLLMALSCGSVYA from the exons ATGTTCCATCCGTTCCTGGCCCCTAAAGGAGTTGAAGATCGCAGTGCTATCCATCTTAATCTCGATCTTAATGAG CTGCCTGAGACATCTTATTTCAAGGAGAAAGTCCAAAGGAAAGAGGAGATTTGGAGTGCGGAGGACAGGGTTGATGGGCTGAAAATGAGTAGCGTTTCTAGAGTCTGTGTCGATTGTCAAACTACGAAGACTCCGTTGTGGAGGAGTGGGCCGCGCGGGCCTAAG TCTCTGTGTAATGCTTGCGGAATCAGGTACAGGAAAAGGAGGAAGGCGGCGGCGGCCCTTGGATTTCAGAAGGAAGATAAAGAGAAGCAAGGGAGGAGGAAGCATGTTGGTGTCCCCCTCAAGTTTAAGATCTTAGGGAACGAGGAGGAAGAGGCCGCCGTCCTGTTGATGGCGCTCTCCTGCGGTTCTGTCT